The following are from one region of the Streptomyces decoyicus genome:
- a CDS encoding beta-ketoacyl-[acyl-carrier-protein] synthase family protein codes for MRRVAITGLGAVAPGGVGIKNYWDLLTAGRSATRTISFYDASPFRSRVAAECDFDPVAAGLTPQEIRRLDRAAQFAVVSTREALADSGLDTAGLDPGRIGTSLGSAVGCTTSLEREYVVVSNGGRSWQVDHTYAVPELYRHFVPSSMAAEVGMAAGAEGPAAVISTGCTSGLDSLGHAVELIREGTCDVMIAGATEAPISPITSACFDAIHATTPRNDTPESACRPFDRTRSGLVLGEGAAVLVLEELTSARARGAHIYAEIAGFAARCNAYHMTGLKPDGREMAQAIDAALDEARIDPTAIDYINAHGSGTKMNDRHETGAFKRSLGAHAYRTPVSSIKSMIGHSLGAIGSLEIAACALAMEHSVLPPTANLHEPDPELDLDYIPLTAREQKTDTVLSVGSGFGGFQSAMVLARPERSAV; via the coding sequence ATGCGCAGAGTCGCCATCACAGGACTCGGGGCCGTGGCGCCCGGGGGAGTGGGCATCAAGAACTACTGGGACCTGCTGACCGCCGGCCGGTCGGCGACCCGCACGATCTCCTTCTACGACGCCTCCCCGTTCCGCTCGCGGGTCGCCGCCGAGTGCGACTTCGACCCGGTGGCGGCCGGACTGACGCCCCAGGAGATCCGCCGGCTGGACCGCGCCGCGCAGTTCGCGGTCGTCTCCACCCGCGAGGCGCTCGCCGACAGCGGCCTGGACACCGCCGGCCTCGACCCGGGCCGGATCGGCACCTCCCTGGGCAGCGCGGTCGGCTGCACCACCAGCCTGGAGCGCGAGTACGTCGTCGTCAGCAACGGCGGACGCAGCTGGCAGGTCGACCACACCTACGCGGTCCCCGAGCTCTACCGGCACTTCGTGCCCAGCTCGATGGCCGCCGAGGTCGGCATGGCGGCCGGCGCCGAGGGCCCCGCGGCCGTCATCTCCACCGGGTGCACCTCCGGACTCGACTCCCTCGGGCACGCCGTCGAGCTGATCCGCGAGGGCACCTGTGACGTGATGATCGCCGGCGCCACCGAGGCGCCCATCTCCCCGATCACCTCGGCCTGTTTCGACGCCATCCATGCCACCACCCCGCGCAACGACACCCCGGAGAGCGCCTGCCGCCCCTTCGACCGCACCCGCAGCGGACTGGTCCTCGGCGAGGGCGCGGCCGTCCTCGTGCTGGAGGAGCTGACGAGCGCACGGGCACGCGGTGCGCACATCTACGCGGAGATCGCCGGGTTCGCCGCGCGCTGCAACGCGTACCACATGACCGGCCTCAAGCCGGACGGCCGTGAGATGGCGCAGGCCATCGACGCCGCCCTGGACGAGGCGCGGATCGACCCCACCGCCATCGACTACATCAACGCCCACGGCTCCGGCACCAAGATGAACGACCGGCACGAGACCGGCGCCTTCAAGCGGAGCCTCGGCGCGCACGCCTACCGCACCCCGGTCAGCTCCATCAAGTCCATGATCGGGCACTCGCTCGGCGCGATCGGCTCGCTGGAGATCGCCGCCTGTGCGCTGGCCATGGAGCACTCGGTGCTGCCGCCCACCGCCAATCTGCACGAGCCCGACCCCGAACTCGACCTGGACTACATCCCGCTCACCGCCCGCGAGCAGAAGACCGACACCGTCCTCAGTGTCGGCAGCGGCTTCGGCGGGTTCCAGAGCGCGATGGTGCTGGCCCGCCCGGAGAGGAGCGCCGTATGA
- a CDS encoding ketosynthase chain-length factor, giving the protein MTATTVVTGIGITAPNGLGTEDYWKATLDGRSGIGPVTRFDASQYPATLAGEVPGFVAEEHIPSRLMPQTDHMTRLAMTAAAWAIDDAGVDAAALPEYGMGVVTAASGGAVEFGQRELQNLWSKGKEYVSAYQSFAWFYAVNTGQISIRHKMRGPSGVLLTEQAGGIDSLGHARRHIRKGIPLVVAGGVDAALCPWGWVPQLASGRMSTAGDPARAYLPFSPDACGYVAGEGGAILVTEDAGSARERRAPQVYGEIAGYAATLDPAPGSARPPGLGRAARNALADAGLTPADIDVVFADAAGVPDLDRVEAEAITGLFGPRAVPVTAPKTMTGRLLAGGAALDVATALLALRDGVIPPTVNVAAPATDFPLDLVTGSPREQDLRAALVLARGHGGFNAALVVRRHAATTDPASGRND; this is encoded by the coding sequence ATGACCGCCACGACCGTGGTGACCGGCATCGGCATCACCGCACCCAACGGCCTGGGCACCGAGGACTACTGGAAGGCGACCCTGGACGGCCGCTCCGGTATCGGCCCGGTCACCCGCTTCGACGCCTCGCAGTACCCCGCGACGCTGGCCGGCGAGGTCCCCGGCTTCGTCGCCGAGGAGCACATCCCCAGCCGGCTGATGCCGCAGACCGACCACATGACCCGTCTCGCCATGACCGCCGCCGCCTGGGCCATCGACGACGCGGGGGTCGACGCGGCGGCCCTGCCCGAGTACGGCATGGGCGTGGTCACCGCCGCCTCGGGAGGCGCCGTCGAGTTCGGCCAGCGGGAACTACAGAACCTGTGGAGCAAGGGCAAGGAGTACGTCAGCGCCTACCAGTCGTTCGCCTGGTTCTACGCCGTCAACACCGGCCAGATCTCCATCCGGCACAAGATGCGCGGCCCCAGCGGGGTGCTGCTGACCGAACAGGCCGGCGGTATCGACTCCCTCGGCCACGCGCGGCGCCATATCCGCAAGGGCATCCCGCTGGTCGTCGCCGGCGGTGTCGACGCGGCCCTGTGCCCCTGGGGCTGGGTACCGCAGCTCGCCTCCGGGCGGATGAGCACCGCCGGTGACCCGGCCCGTGCCTATCTGCCGTTCTCGCCGGACGCCTGCGGCTATGTCGCCGGCGAGGGCGGGGCCATCCTCGTCACCGAGGACGCCGGCAGCGCCCGCGAACGCCGCGCACCGCAGGTCTACGGCGAAATCGCCGGGTACGCCGCCACTCTCGACCCGGCCCCCGGCTCCGCCCGTCCGCCCGGTCTGGGCCGGGCCGCGCGCAACGCGCTGGCCGACGCGGGCCTGACACCCGCCGACATCGATGTGGTCTTCGCCGATGCGGCGGGCGTCCCGGACCTGGACCGGGTGGAGGCCGAGGCGATCACCGGCCTCTTCGGCCCGCGCGCCGTGCCCGTCACCGCCCCCAAGACCATGACCGGCCGGCTGCTCGCCGGCGGCGCGGCCCTGGACGTGGCCACCGCCCTGCTCGCCCTTCGCGACGGCGTCATTCCCCCCACCGTCAACGTGGCAGCCCCGGCCACGGACTTCCCCCTCGATCTGGTCACCGGGTCACCGAGGGAGCAGGACCTGCGCGCCGCGCTGGTGCTCGCCCGCGGTCACGGTGGCTTCAACGCGGCCCTCGTCGTACGACGGCATGCCGCGACGACGGACCCGGCATCCGGCCGGAACGACTGA
- a CDS encoding acyl carrier protein translates to MPITTTHVTLTDLTRMLRESAGEEEGVDLDGDVIDTPFIELGYDSLALLQVIGEIQREYGVEIPDDAVVDAETPRALLDLINAGSTSAA, encoded by the coding sequence ATGCCCATCACCACCACCCACGTCACCCTCACCGACCTCACCCGGATGCTGCGCGAGAGCGCGGGCGAGGAGGAGGGCGTCGACCTGGACGGCGACGTCATCGACACGCCCTTCATCGAGCTCGGCTACGACTCGCTCGCGCTGCTCCAGGTGATCGGCGAGATCCAGCGTGAGTACGGCGTGGAGATCCCGGACGACGCGGTCGTCGACGCCGAGACCCCGCGCGCCCTGCTCGACCTCATCAACGCCGGCAGCACGTCGGCCGCATGA
- a CDS encoding acyltransferase domain-containing protein, whose amino-acid sequence MSLANQTAVTRRLEITPKAPPFPGDTDTPPAADEAGTGPALGIDAAPDAATATDAATGTDAATGTDAAPGAVTGTSLGTVLDASAGRALSPTAVTAVLHAFGGRPRELPPRTVVFIGSTAALTGLPATHEGIPVRAAPSPAHALHLAHHELQAKTADLALVAGFQEPLGRAVTVQTLRRAAEAVAADDSVLGVLDFEGCAGPADEPILRPSRHSRRLTDPAAPRLLLWSGGNAAEEQRVRRELAPLLDGLFPEAFPALPTTMPCGQAPGPVRAGAVTTAERAPAAVAAARAGYAPRPRPVALLFPGQGSQHTAMAAGLYGRDPVFTAAVDAVLGLMGPEGPAIRADWLTDAPSLAIDDVRRAQPLLFAVDYGLGCMVLSWGIRPAAFLGHSAGELVAAVLAGVVPLSDAVAMMRERVVAAVRIPAGGMLAVAAGADTLRPYLRADVVIAAVNATSQTMLAGSTAPLADTAAALRADGHTVVTVPATSPFHSPAMAPASAAVERAYTGIPFRVPALPLYSGYTGDLLGPDDAVSPRFWARQITDPVLFQPALDQLLAADDMLLVEAGPRQTLTVFARRHRAVRLGASAAVPLLPARPTTPEADRHAVLTAACRLWQEGHQLKGEALARLWTCAAEAADPAPATRADTPPVGVAS is encoded by the coding sequence ATGTCTCTCGCCAACCAGACCGCGGTGACCAGAAGGCTGGAGATCACCCCCAAGGCACCACCGTTCCCGGGCGACACGGACACCCCGCCCGCCGCCGACGAAGCGGGCACCGGCCCGGCCCTCGGTATCGACGCGGCGCCCGACGCAGCCACCGCTACCGATGCAGCCACCGGTACCGATGCAGCCACCGGTACCGACGCGGCCCCCGGTGCAGTCACCGGCACGTCCCTCGGCACCGTCCTCGACGCCTCCGCCGGCCGCGCGCTCTCGCCCACCGCCGTCACCGCCGTGCTGCACGCCTTTGGCGGCAGGCCCCGTGAACTGCCGCCCCGTACCGTCGTCTTCATCGGATCCACCGCCGCGCTCACCGGACTTCCCGCCACGCACGAGGGCATCCCGGTGCGTGCCGCCCCCTCACCCGCGCACGCCCTGCACCTGGCCCACCACGAACTCCAGGCCAAGACCGCCGACCTGGCGTTGGTTGCGGGCTTCCAGGAGCCCCTGGGCCGGGCCGTCACCGTCCAGACCCTCCGGCGGGCGGCCGAAGCGGTCGCCGCCGACGACAGTGTGCTGGGGGTGCTGGACTTCGAGGGCTGCGCGGGACCGGCGGACGAGCCGATCCTGCGCCCCTCCCGGCACAGCCGCCGGCTCACCGACCCCGCGGCGCCCCGTCTGCTGCTCTGGTCCGGTGGCAACGCGGCGGAGGAACAGCGCGTACGGCGCGAACTGGCGCCCCTGCTCGACGGGTTGTTCCCGGAGGCTTTCCCCGCCCTGCCCACCACGATGCCCTGCGGCCAGGCCCCCGGCCCCGTCCGCGCCGGAGCCGTCACCACCGCCGAGCGGGCCCCTGCGGCGGTCGCCGCGGCCCGCGCCGGGTACGCGCCCCGCCCCCGCCCGGTCGCGCTGCTCTTCCCCGGCCAGGGCTCCCAACACACCGCGATGGCCGCCGGACTCTACGGCCGGGACCCGGTCTTCACCGCCGCCGTCGATGCCGTACTGGGGCTGATGGGCCCGGAGGGGCCCGCCATCCGCGCCGACTGGCTCACCGACGCCCCGTCCCTCGCCATCGACGACGTCCGCCGCGCCCAGCCCCTGCTCTTCGCGGTCGACTACGGCCTGGGGTGCATGGTGCTCAGCTGGGGCATCCGCCCGGCCGCCTTCCTCGGTCACAGCGCCGGCGAACTGGTCGCCGCGGTTCTCGCCGGAGTGGTCCCGCTCAGCGACGCGGTCGCGATGATGCGCGAGCGGGTCGTCGCGGCGGTGCGGATTCCCGCGGGCGGCATGCTCGCGGTGGCCGCCGGCGCCGACACCCTGCGGCCCTACCTGCGCGCCGATGTCGTCATCGCCGCGGTCAACGCCACCAGCCAGACCATGCTGGCCGGTTCGACCGCTCCGCTGGCGGACACCGCCGCCGCCCTGCGCGCCGACGGGCACACCGTCGTCACGGTGCCCGCCACCAGCCCCTTCCACAGCCCGGCCATGGCCCCGGCCTCGGCCGCGGTGGAACGCGCCTACACCGGTATCCCCTTCCGCGTCCCCGCCCTGCCGCTCTACTCCGGCTACACCGGCGACCTGCTGGGCCCCGACGACGCGGTCAGCCCCCGCTTCTGGGCCCGTCAGATCACCGACCCGGTGCTCTTCCAGCCCGCGCTCGATCAGCTGCTGGCGGCCGACGACATGCTTCTCGTCGAGGCGGGCCCCCGGCAGACCCTCACCGTCTTCGCCCGCCGTCACCGCGCCGTCCGTCTGGGCGCCTCGGCCGCCGTCCCCCTCCTGCCCGCCCGCCCCACCACCCCGGAGGCCGACCGGCACGCCGTCCTGACCGCCGCCTGCCGCCTCTGGCAGGAGGGCCACCAGCTGAAAGGAGAAGCCCTGGCCCGGCTCTGGACCTGCGCCGCGGAAGCGGCCGACCCCGCCCCCGCCACCCGTGCCGACACACCCCCGGTGGGCGTCGCGAGCTGA
- a CDS encoding FUSC family protein produces MLKRMFVAPDPGWLRLRSAARSVLGIGLAVTVCGYAEHSLVAAITGGLAALLALFTVTDATPRKQMVTTGLLPAVGFPVLAAAAVLHDHPVARGVAFAAVVGAGVYARRWGPRGHALGVFAFMTFFAAQFLHTVPDQLPQLYAAVALSLLASSTVRFGVWCYERRLPPVVLPAPPGGRGLARTTTRQAIQATAGSAFALVLGQLLSEQRWYWAVGATWWIFVNTASRGETLVRGFRRTLGTVVGIALGLLVAVPLHGAVVPTVALVAVSVFGIFYTAAVSYTWMMLAVTLMATLLYGLLGVLDADLLTLRLAETGVGALGAALAVLLVLPVTTHATTDAWIQRALRCVHHCTAEAAARLAGSATADPAPHVADLELLLGRVRLSLSPLVHPLSPLRARKARARQVLALLDDCAREVRGLASIAADPEASHDARLTAACQRVEAAVEALTTPRGARDAAATTVAESHPPAAEPALVHLHGLERALAELAAPLRSSRRSPLVDA; encoded by the coding sequence GTGCTGAAGAGGATGTTCGTGGCTCCGGATCCGGGGTGGCTGCGGCTGCGCAGCGCCGCCCGGTCCGTCCTCGGCATCGGCCTGGCGGTCACCGTGTGCGGCTACGCCGAGCACTCGCTCGTCGCGGCCATCACCGGCGGGCTCGCCGCGCTGCTCGCCCTCTTCACGGTCACCGATGCCACGCCCCGCAAACAGATGGTCACCACGGGCCTGCTGCCCGCGGTCGGCTTCCCGGTGCTCGCCGCCGCGGCGGTGCTCCACGATCACCCGGTGGCACGGGGCGTGGCCTTCGCCGCCGTGGTGGGTGCGGGGGTCTACGCCCGCCGTTGGGGGCCGCGCGGGCACGCCCTGGGGGTGTTCGCGTTCATGACGTTCTTCGCCGCGCAGTTCCTGCACACGGTGCCGGACCAGCTGCCCCAGCTGTATGCCGCGGTCGCCCTCTCCCTGCTCGCCTCCTCGACCGTCCGCTTCGGGGTGTGGTGCTACGAGCGCCGGCTGCCCCCGGTCGTACTGCCCGCTCCGCCGGGCGGCCGGGGACTCGCCCGGACGACCACCCGCCAGGCGATCCAGGCCACCGCCGGCAGCGCCTTCGCCCTCGTCCTGGGCCAGTTGCTCTCCGAACAGCGCTGGTACTGGGCCGTGGGCGCCACTTGGTGGATCTTTGTGAACACCGCCTCGCGCGGCGAGACGCTGGTCCGCGGCTTCCGCCGGACCCTCGGCACGGTCGTCGGCATCGCCCTCGGGCTGCTCGTCGCCGTCCCGCTGCACGGTGCCGTCGTCCCCACCGTGGCGCTGGTCGCGGTCAGCGTCTTCGGGATCTTCTACACGGCCGCCGTCTCGTACACCTGGATGATGCTCGCGGTGACCTTGATGGCCACGCTGCTGTACGGGTTGCTGGGAGTGCTGGACGCCGACCTGCTCACGCTGCGTCTCGCGGAGACCGGGGTGGGCGCGCTCGGCGCGGCGCTGGCGGTGCTCCTGGTGCTGCCCGTCACGACCCACGCCACCACCGACGCCTGGATCCAGCGGGCCCTGCGCTGTGTGCACCACTGCACCGCCGAGGCCGCCGCCCGCCTCGCGGGCTCCGCGACCGCGGACCCCGCCCCCCACGTCGCCGACCTGGAGCTCCTGCTGGGCAGGGTGCGGCTGTCGCTCTCCCCGCTCGTGCACCCGCTGAGCCCGCTGCGGGCCCGTAAGGCGCGGGCGCGGCAGGTGCTCGCGCTGCTCGACGACTGCGCCCGTGAGGTCCGCGGGCTGGCCTCCATCGCCGCCGACCCGGAGGCATCCCACGACGCCCGGCTCACCGCCGCCTGCCAGCGGGTGGAGGCAGCCGTCGAAGCCCTCACCACACCGCGCGGCGCACGCGACGCGGCAGCCACCACCGTCGCCGAGTCGCACCCTCCCGCGGCGGAACCCGCACTGGTCCATCTCCACGGCCTGGAGCGGGCGCTCGCCGAGCTCGCCGCGCCACTGCGCAGCTCCCGGCGCTCCCCCCTGGTCGACGCCTGA
- a CDS encoding lactonase family protein, with protein MGTSDHGRRAYIGSFTAAGGLGITTAAVDPDTGALTPLHSTDAVPNPSYLAPSPDGRYLYAVSETPDGAAAAFALTRRGPELLAPAVPVDGADPTHLTLADGRLVTANYSSGSLSTLPVRADGTLAGPATVLAHQGSGPRSDRQEGPHAHAVLPDPSGRWLLSVDLGTDSVRSCALAAEGALTVHAETRLRPGSGPRHLAFHPDGDRAYVLNELDPTVTVCRWDPGHGALTPLGETRLLPDEARAVAADTFPSELVVSPDGRFAWAANRGHDSLSVLSLHGGTATLVTTVPCGGHWPRDLALHPDGRHLYAANERSGDVTWFTVDPATGVPARGGSVEAPAASCVVFV; from the coding sequence GTGGGGACGAGCGACCACGGCCGACGGGCATACATCGGATCGTTCACCGCGGCCGGCGGCCTCGGCATCACCACGGCGGCCGTCGACCCGGACACCGGCGCACTCACCCCGCTGCACTCCACCGACGCCGTCCCCAACCCCTCCTACCTGGCCCCGAGCCCCGACGGCCGGTACCTCTACGCGGTCAGTGAGACCCCGGACGGTGCCGCAGCCGCCTTCGCCCTGACCCGCCGGGGACCGGAACTACTGGCACCCGCCGTCCCCGTGGACGGCGCCGACCCCACCCACCTCACCCTGGCCGACGGCCGTCTCGTCACCGCCAACTACAGCTCCGGAAGCCTCAGTACGCTCCCCGTACGGGCCGACGGCACGCTCGCCGGACCCGCCACCGTGCTCGCCCACCAGGGCAGCGGCCCGCGGTCCGACCGCCAGGAGGGCCCGCACGCCCACGCCGTGCTGCCCGACCCCAGCGGCCGCTGGCTGCTCAGCGTCGACCTGGGCACCGACTCGGTCCGCAGCTGTGCCCTGGCCGCCGAGGGGGCGCTGACCGTACACGCCGAGACCCGGCTGCGGCCCGGCAGCGGCCCGCGCCATCTCGCCTTCCACCCCGACGGCGACCGCGCCTATGTCCTCAACGAACTCGATCCGACGGTCACGGTCTGCCGATGGGACCCCGGGCACGGTGCGCTGACCCCCTTGGGGGAGACCCGCCTCCTCCCGGACGAGGCCAGGGCGGTTGCGGCGGACACCTTCCCCTCCGAACTCGTGGTCTCCCCCGACGGCCGGTTCGCCTGGGCCGCCAACCGGGGCCACGACAGCCTCTCCGTCCTGTCCCTCCACGGCGGCACCGCAACCCTCGTCACCACCGTCCCCTGTGGTGGCCACTGGCCCCGCGATCTGGCGCTGCATCCCGACGGCCGGCATCTCTACGCCGCCAATGAGCGCTCCGGCGACGTCACCTGGTTCACCGTCGACCCGGCGACCGGCGTCCCGGCCCGGGGCGGATCCGTCGAGGCACCGGCCGCCTCCTGCGTGGTCTTCGTCTGA
- a CDS encoding nuclear transport factor 2 family protein produces the protein MSNVDLVRAAFAAYLAQDRAAMERLLAEDFVFTSPQDDHIGKAAFLEICFPTADRLRSQEILDAVAIDGEQVFVRYEYELTTGERHRNVEVMSVRDGRLAETQVYFGGRFPQG, from the coding sequence ATGTCGAACGTCGACCTCGTCCGCGCCGCCTTCGCGGCCTACCTCGCCCAGGACCGCGCGGCCATGGAACGGCTGCTCGCGGAGGATTTCGTCTTCACCAGCCCGCAGGACGACCACATCGGCAAAGCCGCTTTCCTGGAGATCTGCTTCCCCACGGCGGACCGGTTGCGCTCGCAGGAGATTCTCGACGCCGTGGCCATCGACGGCGAGCAGGTCTTCGTCCGGTACGAGTACGAGCTGACGACGGGCGAGCGGCATCGCAACGTCGAGGTGATGAGCGTGCGGGACGGCCGGCTCGCCGAGACGCAGGTGTACTTCGGCGGGCGCTTTCCCCAGGGGTGA
- a CDS encoding sirohydrochlorin chelatase codes for MSSPTGPAPGSPDFDAASPSPGAAPGLPVRMPRRQTGRHRKPEPLAAPEGAPALVLAVPGTPSAASRSLAEEVSSIARSELPGLDARIGYVDGGDDEFPSLEAVLAQAAVEHKARVGADGQPDPGPAAVVVPLLAGPDSALLRRIRQAMMNSGSGAELTDVLGPHPLLAEALHVRLSEAGLARADRARLFTVATAADGIILATVGGEEAVQAAGITGMLLSARLAVPVLAAALDEEGAISRTAEQLRGSGSQQLALAPYLIGPEITDGLLGAAAAEAGCASAEALGAYGTVGRLALSNYAAAVGITLPTQTQGAPVR; via the coding sequence ATGAGTTCCCCCACTGGGCCCGCACCTGGCTCGCCCGATTTTGACGCCGCATCCCCGAGCCCGGGAGCCGCACCCGGCCTGCCTGTACGAATGCCGCGACGGCAGACCGGCCGCCACCGCAAGCCGGAACCGCTCGCCGCACCCGAAGGCGCGCCCGCCCTGGTGCTGGCCGTGCCCGGCACCCCCTCCGCCGCCTCGCGCAGCCTGGCGGAAGAGGTTTCGAGCATCGCCCGCTCGGAGCTCCCCGGCCTCGACGCCCGGATCGGCTACGTCGACGGCGGGGACGACGAGTTCCCGTCCCTGGAGGCCGTGCTGGCGCAGGCCGCCGTGGAGCACAAGGCCCGGGTGGGCGCCGACGGGCAGCCCGACCCCGGCCCCGCCGCTGTGGTGGTGCCGCTGCTGGCCGGGCCGGACAGCGCCCTGCTGCGCCGGATACGCCAGGCCATGATGAACAGCGGCTCCGGCGCCGAGCTGACCGATGTCCTCGGCCCGCACCCGCTGCTCGCCGAGGCGCTGCACGTCCGGCTCTCCGAGGCCGGTCTGGCCCGCGCGGACCGCGCCCGGCTGTTCACCGTCGCCACGGCAGCGGACGGCATCATCCTCGCCACCGTGGGCGGCGAGGAGGCCGTGCAGGCCGCCGGGATCACCGGCATGCTGCTCTCCGCGCGGCTCGCGGTGCCGGTGCTGGCCGCCGCCCTGGACGAGGAGGGCGCCATCTCCCGTACGGCCGAGCAGCTGCGCGGGTCCGGTTCGCAGCAGCTGGCGCTGGCCCCGTACCTGATCGGCCCGGAGATCACCGACGGCCTTCTGGGGGCGGCCGCGGCGGAGGCGGGCTGCGCATCGGCCGAGGCGCTGGGCGCCTACGGCACGGTGGGCCGGCTGGCGCTGTCGAACTACGCGGCGGCGGTGGGCATCACCCTCCCGACGCAGACGCAGGGGGCGCCGGTCCGTTAG
- a CDS encoding N-acetylglucosamine kinase: protein MAEPAGHSPGALGSGRFLGVLGVDSGGSGLRIAVARADDAEARPLAGRSSPEPVRTGPAGIDADHMLRQLLPMAEELRREAGAHGFAAVCVGAAGMATLGAELRARLPAALATAFGVHHLALAADAVTAYAGALGQRSGAVVAAGTGMIALGTDLTTKGGWRRADGWGHLLGDCGGGAWIGRAGLEAAMRAYDGRPGGSAALLARAEATFGPVAGLPGALYPRPDRPAVLASFAPEVARCAAEDDPAALNIVQAAAGHIADAAATVCPPGTGTAVACTGGLFGLGEPLLAPLRTALAERLPDARPAAAAGSPLDGSLTIAAALAGDRLTLPADAQLLQITRPAPG, encoded by the coding sequence TTGGCTGAGCCCGCCGGCCACAGCCCGGGTGCCCTCGGGTCCGGCCGTTTCCTCGGGGTGCTCGGGGTCGACTCGGGCGGTTCGGGGCTGCGGATCGCCGTCGCACGCGCCGACGACGCCGAGGCCCGGCCGCTGGCCGGCCGCTCCTCGCCCGAGCCGGTGCGCACCGGTCCCGCCGGGATCGACGCGGACCATATGTTGCGCCAACTCCTGCCCATGGCGGAGGAGTTGCGGCGCGAAGCGGGTGCGCACGGGTTTGCGGCGGTGTGCGTGGGCGCGGCCGGTATGGCGACGCTGGGCGCGGAGCTGCGTGCCCGGCTGCCGGCCGCGTTGGCCACCGCGTTCGGGGTGCACCACCTCGCCCTCGCGGCGGACGCCGTGACCGCGTACGCCGGTGCGCTGGGCCAGCGGTCCGGTGCCGTGGTGGCCGCGGGCACCGGAATGATCGCCCTGGGCACGGATCTGACCACGAAGGGCGGTTGGCGCCGCGCGGACGGCTGGGGCCATCTGCTGGGCGACTGCGGTGGCGGCGCATGGATCGGCCGTGCCGGGCTGGAGGCCGCGATGCGGGCGTACGACGGACGGCCGGGCGGTTCGGCCGCCCTGCTGGCACGGGCGGAAGCGACGTTCGGGCCGGTCGCCGGGCTGCCCGGCGCGCTCTACCCGCGCCCCGACCGGCCCGCCGTGCTGGCCTCGTTCGCCCCGGAGGTCGCCCGCTGCGCCGCCGAGGACGACCCGGCGGCCCTCAACATCGTGCAGGCCGCAGCGGGCCATATCGCCGATGCCGCCGCGACGGTCTGCCCGCCGGGGACCGGCACCGCGGTGGCCTGCACCGGCGGGCTGTTCGGACTGGGCGAACCGCTGCTGGCCCCGCTGCGCACGGCGTTGGCCGAGCGGCTGCCCGACGCCCGCCCGGCAGCGGCCGCGGGCAGCCCGCTCGACGGGTCGCTGACCATCGCCGCGGCACTGGCCGGCGACCGCCTGACACTGCCCGCCGACGCGCAGTTGTTGCAGATCACACGGCCTGCGCCGGGGTAG
- a CDS encoding phospholipid scramblase-related protein, translating to MTNANIPAGWYADPQGTPHQLRWWDGSQWTEHTHPGQQAAAPGQGQAPQPGAQQAPQQQAPQQQAPQQQAPQQQAGQQPPQQQTLQKPAPQQPMPQQFAPQQQAPGQAPYPGQQQGGAPYGQQGYGYPQQAPGQQAPGQPMQQPYGRQPMQQPGAQPDAVQQQVQHQAGVTPGGPGGGTLFTEPVLVVNQKAKLIEVTNEYGVFDQHGNTIGAVVQVGQSTAKKVLRVVSSLDQYMTHKLEIRDAYGQPQLILTRPAKIIKSKVIVQRPDGSPVGEIVQQNAIGKINFAMMVNGQQIGAIKAENWRAWNFAIMDHAETEVARITKTWEGLAKTMFTTADNYVLQIHHQLPDPLLSLVVATALTVDTALKQDARGFG from the coding sequence ATGACGAATGCGAACATCCCTGCGGGCTGGTATGCCGACCCGCAGGGCACCCCCCACCAACTTCGCTGGTGGGACGGGTCCCAGTGGACGGAGCACACCCACCCGGGACAACAGGCCGCGGCGCCGGGCCAAGGCCAGGCGCCGCAGCCGGGGGCTCAGCAGGCCCCGCAACAGCAGGCCCCACAGCAGCAGGCCCCCCAGCAGCAGGCTCCTCAGCAGCAGGCCGGCCAGCAGCCGCCGCAGCAACAGACGCTCCAGAAGCCCGCGCCGCAGCAGCCGATGCCCCAGCAGTTCGCACCGCAGCAGCAGGCGCCGGGCCAGGCCCCGTATCCGGGCCAGCAGCAGGGTGGTGCTCCGTACGGTCAGCAGGGTTACGGCTACCCCCAGCAGGCGCCCGGCCAGCAGGCGCCGGGTCAGCCCATGCAGCAGCCGTACGGCCGGCAGCCGATGCAGCAGCCGGGTGCGCAGCCGGATGCCGTGCAGCAGCAGGTGCAGCACCAGGCAGGGGTGACGCCCGGCGGACCGGGCGGCGGCACGCTGTTCACCGAACCGGTGCTGGTGGTCAACCAGAAGGCCAAGCTCATCGAGGTCACCAACGAATACGGGGTCTTCGACCAGCACGGCAACACGATCGGCGCGGTCGTCCAGGTCGGCCAGAGCACGGCCAAGAAGGTGCTCCGCGTCGTCTCCAGCCTCGATCAGTACATGACCCACAAGCTGGAGATCCGGGACGCTTACGGCCAGCCGCAGCTGATCCTGACCCGGCCCGCGAAGATCATCAAGTCCAAGGTGATCGTGCAGCGCCCGGACGGCTCACCGGTCGGCGAGATCGTGCAGCAGAACGCCATCGGGAAGATCAACTTCGCGATGATGGTCAACGGCCAGCAGATCGGCGCCATCAAGGCCGAGAACTGGCGCGCCTGGAACTTCGCCATCATGGACCATGCCGAGACCGAGGTCGCCCGGATCACCAAGACCTGGGAAGGTCTGGCCAAGACGATGTTCACGACCGCGGACAACTACGTCCTCCAGATCCACCATCAGCTGCCCGACCCGCTGCTGAGCCTGGTCGTCGCCACGGCCCTGACCGTCGACACCGCCCTCAAGCAGGACGCCCGCGGCTTTGGCTGA